A single region of the Biomaibacter acetigenes genome encodes:
- a CDS encoding helix-turn-helix domain-containing protein yields the protein MITCKLATIMAERGVRHISDLSVKTGIARSTLTKLWYNQSDGIRFDTLNKLCEVLNCTPANLLVYTPENKTQTNNE from the coding sequence ATGATTACATGCAAGCTTGCTACAATTATGGCCGAAAGAGGTGTGCGGCATATCAGCGACCTATCGGTGAAAACCGGCATTGCAAGGTCCACACTGACCAAACTGTGGTATAATCAGTCGGATGGAATTCGTTTTGATACACTAAATAAACTATGCGAAGTATTAAACTGCACACCGGCTAACCTTCTTGTTTATACACCAGAAAATAAAACACAAACTAATAATGAATAA
- a CDS encoding stalk domain-containing protein — protein sequence MKRKLTIVLMTLMIMATVVYAAQEDYTILVNGTPLKCNIPPRVVNGYILVPFRTIAEALGVDIHYDSSTNIIYVNSKPEEKPELPQEQPELPLFAELVNRYWTETDLETPPIDGPDDFKKFITEALEVLKNKTPNEYRIVLSYVKNIKLGKADTEERYDAAVVSDGTVIFNTDSYNMWINSRCDKEWLAKNAAALLVHEATHMQQNVCGMSIVGGTQFTKDDIELMAYLAQYRATQKLGLGKEAEKEMWKHVEEHLKK from the coding sequence TTGAAAAGAAAACTCACAATAGTTTTAATGACTCTTATGATTATGGCAACTGTGGTATATGCAGCACAGGAGGATTATACAATACTTGTCAATGGTACGCCGCTAAAATGCAATATTCCTCCACGTGTGGTAAATGGTTATATTCTCGTACCATTTCGAACAATAGCTGAAGCTCTGGGCGTAGATATACATTATGATAGCTCGACAAATATTATTTACGTTAACTCAAAACCTGAAGAAAAACCGGAATTACCGCAAGAACAACCTGAATTACCATTATTTGCAGAATTGGTAAACCGGTATTGGACGGAAACTGACCTTGAAACACCGCCAATAGATGGCCCAGATGACTTCAAAAAATTCATAACTGAAGCATTGGAAGTATTAAAAAATAAGACTCCGAATGAATATAGAATCGTATTAAGTTATGTTAAAAACATAAAACTAGGTAAAGCTGACACTGAAGAACGATACGACGCTGCGGTTGTTTCCGATGGTACTGTAATTTTTAACACAGATTCCTATAATATGTGGATAAATTCCAGGTGTGACAAAGAATGGCTGGCGAAGAATGCTGCTGCCTTGTTGGTACACGAAGCCACGCACATGCAGCAAAACGTATGTGGTATGTCGATTGTAGGAGGCACACAATTCACGAAAGATGATATTGAACTTATGGCATATCTAGCACAATATCGTGCCACACAAAAGCTAGGTCTTGGAAAAGAGGCCGAAAAAGAAATGTGGAAGCATGTTGAAGAACATCTGAAGAAATGA
- a CDS encoding type II toxin-antitoxin system HicB family antitoxin has protein sequence MNRFLVVIEKADNNYSAYSPDLPGCVATGKTPQEVRENMAEAIKIHIKGLKEDGLPIPMPTAKADYIGINLQAL, from the coding sequence GTGAACAGGTTTCTGGTCGTAATCGAAAAGGCGGATAACAACTATTCTGCTTATTCACCGGACCTTCCCGGCTGCGTAGCGACGGGCAAAACTCCACAGGAGGTCAGGGAGAACATGGCTGAAGCCATAAAAATTCACATAAAGGGCCTCAAGGAAGATGGATTGCCAATTCCAATGCCGACGGCAAAAGCGGATTACATCGGCATTAACCTGCAGGCCCTTTAA
- a CDS encoding AAA family ATPase: MSPSGHGLHILAKVQDKSRLPSGRKSGNIEVYTADRYFTITGNHLKGTSTEIYDRQAELESFVRELFDAQNESLTTELGPIPSDTEVQALVKAADQVVPDIHHLLYGHWFEARTDGIDRSGMEYLLARKLVEFGFKDLETVAKIVYGSAVHRAKTAGRSPAASWKLAVDCARHALERGTAVSYTEAERDGNWLLAQAVNYEDWLNQVPDAEPLWEGILYRGAVHLLAAPSKRGKSRFIHDLLAHLTWLPEQLVVNGKTLADGKYWNMKHKHHLKVLVITEEPQAAWRTRNIPLSNVKVISAYTARSGGVKPIAEVISSNIFDVIILDVLDKIIPITDENDNAEIVEKLAPILEATHNSTTCVVLVHHFRKSGGTDGDEIRGGTGLLGSVDVYIKFANVTDEKNARKLEVIGRLDHPEEPLYAVLNDIKHGTYELPQENAACQKDTPDGSTGEKIVLFLKTSKKPASPKDISTALNLTEAAVKKALARLVGKKLVERIGRGKYKVVEK, from the coding sequence TTGTCGCCAAGCGGTCATGGACTTCACATCCTGGCGAAGGTCCAGGACAAATCCAGATTACCGTCTGGCCGAAAATCGGGTAACATTGAAGTTTACACCGCTGATAGGTATTTTACAATTACTGGAAACCACCTGAAGGGTACTTCGACCGAAATCTATGACCGGCAGGCTGAGCTTGAAAGTTTTGTTCGGGAGCTTTTCGACGCCCAAAACGAGTCCTTAACCACAGAGTTGGGTCCAATCCCTTCCGATACCGAAGTCCAAGCCCTGGTGAAGGCCGCCGACCAGGTCGTACCCGATATTCACCATCTTTTGTATGGGCACTGGTTTGAAGCCCGCACCGACGGCATCGACCGTTCCGGGATGGAGTATTTACTTGCCCGAAAACTCGTGGAATTCGGTTTCAAAGACCTGGAAACCGTTGCCAAAATCGTTTACGGGAGTGCTGTTCACCGGGCCAAGACCGCCGGAAGAAGTCCTGCAGCCTCCTGGAAGCTCGCTGTTGACTGTGCCAGACACGCGCTGGAGCGAGGAACGGCTGTTTCATACACAGAAGCTGAAAGGGACGGTAACTGGCTGCTGGCACAGGCGGTCAACTACGAGGACTGGCTCAATCAAGTCCCGGATGCAGAGCCCTTATGGGAAGGTATCCTCTACCGAGGCGCAGTTCATTTGCTGGCAGCTCCTTCAAAACGCGGTAAATCCAGATTCATCCATGATCTACTTGCACATTTAACATGGCTACCCGAACAGCTGGTAGTTAATGGAAAGACGCTAGCTGATGGGAAATACTGGAATATGAAACATAAACATCACTTAAAAGTTTTAGTTATCACAGAGGAGCCGCAGGCGGCCTGGCGAACCCGCAACATACCGCTCTCAAACGTAAAAGTAATCTCTGCATACACGGCACGGAGCGGCGGAGTAAAACCCATCGCCGAAGTGATATCGAGCAATATTTTTGACGTAATCATCCTTGACGTTCTCGACAAAATTATTCCCATAACTGATGAAAATGACAATGCGGAAATTGTCGAAAAGCTGGCACCTATTCTTGAAGCCACACATAACAGTACCACGTGCGTAGTTTTGGTTCATCACTTTCGGAAGTCAGGTGGAACAGATGGTGACGAAATTCGAGGTGGGACCGGGCTATTAGGGTCTGTTGACGTATATATAAAATTCGCCAACGTAACCGATGAAAAGAACGCCCGTAAACTCGAAGTCATAGGCCGCCTGGACCACCCGGAAGAACCGCTATACGCTGTTTTAAATGACATAAAACACGGGACATATGAATTACCACAGGAAAATGCGGCCTGTCAGAAGGATACACCAGACGGTAGCACAGGTGAGAAAATCGTGTTATTTTTAAAGACATCGAAAAAACCTGCCAGTCCCAAGGATATCTCCACAGCATTAAATCTAACTGAGGCAGCTGTGAAGAAAGCTTTAGCGCGGTTGGTCGGTAAAAAACTCGTGGAAAGAATTGGCCGAGGGAAGTATAAGGTGGTCGAAAAGTGA
- a CDS encoding type II toxin-antitoxin system HicA family toxin produces the protein MKVRDIIKIIEKDGWYIVTQKGSHRQFKHPVKPGRVTIAGHLNDDLAPGTLNSILKQARLKEGK, from the coding sequence ATGAAAGTCCGTGATATTATAAAAATAATAGAAAAGGATGGCTGGTATATTGTTACCCAAAAAGGAAGCCACAGGCAGTTCAAGCATCCTGTAAAACCAGGACGTGTCACCATAGCCGGTCATCTGAATGATGACCTGGCTCCAGGCACTTTAAACAGCATTTTAAAGCAAGCCAGGCTAAAGGAGGGAAAATAG
- a CDS encoding sigma-70 family RNA polymerase sigma factor: protein MPDSKRSEKGMAANEELAVKARKGDIEARNELILRNKPFIWRMAKKIYTQRPDMDIEDLVHEGIFGLVRAIDGYDPSCGAAFLTYAAYWIRVKMLRALSRENNTVSLQEPIAFNDEGDCNTLEDIITDEHDYYQPVENRIDGSKLWERIKAVLSETQYKIMVYFCFGCNIRQIAKKLGISEEVAWKEKTNAEKILRSYKVRGMFEVFLDELLDEEVPIIRAWDPSKPVGSGSKLASPVESVAIQRERAIDKIAGK, encoded by the coding sequence ATGCCTGACAGCAAAAGGAGCGAAAAGGGCATGGCAGCAAATGAGGAACTTGCAGTGAAGGCCCGAAAAGGTGACATAGAAGCCCGAAATGAATTGATACTGCGGAACAAGCCGTTTATATGGCGCATGGCGAAGAAGATTTACACACAGAGGCCGGATATGGACATCGAAGACCTCGTCCATGAGGGCATTTTCGGGCTTGTAAGGGCGATAGACGGCTACGACCCGTCCTGTGGAGCTGCGTTTCTCACATACGCAGCCTACTGGATTAGAGTAAAAATGCTCCGTGCATTAAGCCGTGAAAACAACACAGTCTCTCTACAGGAGCCAATCGCTTTTAATGACGAAGGAGACTGCAACACACTTGAAGACATCATCACCGACGAGCATGATTACTACCAACCGGTCGAAAATAGAATCGACGGCAGCAAATTGTGGGAGCGGATAAAAGCCGTATTATCCGAAACGCAGTATAAAATCATGGTCTATTTTTGCTTCGGCTGCAACATCCGGCAAATCGCCAAAAAACTCGGCATAAGCGAAGAAGTGGCCTGGAAAGAAAAAACCAATGCCGAAAAGATTTTACGGAGCTATAAAGTGCGTGGCATGTTTGAAGTGTTCCTGGATGAACTTCTGGACGAAGAAGTGCCAATTATACGGGCATGGGACCCAAGCAAACCTGTGGGAAGCGGCTCAAAACTGGCCAGCCCAGTCGAAAGCGTGGCAATACAGAGAGAAAGGGCAATTGATAAAATAGCGGGAAAATGA